Proteins from one Bos taurus isolate L1 Dominette 01449 registration number 42190680 breed Hereford chromosome 7, ARS-UCD2.0, whole genome shotgun sequence genomic window:
- the RPL36 gene encoding large ribosomal subunit protein eL36, with translation MALRYPMAVGLNKGHKVTKNVGKPRHSRRRGRLTKHTKFVRDMIREVCGFAPYERRAMELLKVSKDKRALKFIKKRVGTHIRAKRKREELSNVLAAMRKAAAKKD, from the exons ATGGCTCTGCGCTACCCCATGGCCGTGGGCCTCAACAAGGGTCACAAGGTGACCAAGAACGTGGGCAAGCCGAGGCACAGCCGCCGCCGCGGG CGTCTCACCAAACACACCAAATTCGTGCGGGACATGATCCGGGAGGTGTGTGGCTTCGCCCCTTACGAGCGACGAGCCATGGAGCTGCTCAAGGTCTCCAAGGACAAGCGGGCCCTCAAGTTCATCAAGAAAAGG GTGGGGACACATATCCGCgcgaagaggaagagagaggagctGAGCAACGTCTTGGCCGCCATGAGGAAAGCGGCAGCCAAGAAGGACTGA
- the HSD11B1L gene encoding hydroxysteroid 11-beta-dehydrogenase 1-like protein isoform X1, translated as MKVLLLTGLGALFFAYYWDDNFDPASLHGARVLLTGVSAGIGEELAYHYARLGSHLVLTAHTEALLQQVVGNCRKLGAPKVFYIAADMASPEVPERVVQFAVDKLGGLDYLVLNHLGAAPAGTRVRSSQSTRWLMQAPPSWPWLSSPANAPTLSSERSPSPQAPPLPTKAFTPSPSGLGFLLRPVTRSRHLQMNFLSYVQLTSSALPSLTDSKGSLVVVSSLLGRVPTSFSSPYSAAKFALDSFFSSLRRELDVQEVNVAITMCVLGLRDRASAAEGVRGITRVRAAPGPKAALAVIRGGATRASGVFYPWRFHLLCLLRSWMPHSRAWFVRQELNITTPAAA; from the exons ATGAAGGTGCTGCTCCTTACCGGGCTGGGAGCCCTGTTCTTTGCCTATTACTGGGATGACAACTTTGACCCAG CCAGCCTCCACGGAGCCCGTGTGCTACTGACCGGAGTCAGTGCCGGCATAGGGGAAGAGCTGGCGTATCACTACGCGCGCCTGGGCTCCCACCTCGTGCTCACTGCCCACACCGAAGCTCTGCTGCAGCAG GTGGTAGGGAACTGCCGGAAGCTGGGCGCTCCCAAGGTCTTCTACATCGCTGCGGACATGGCCTCCCCTGAGGTGCCCGAGCGCGTGGTGCAGTTTGCGGTGGACAAGCTgg GGGGGCTGGACTACCTGGTGCTGAACCACCTCGGCGCCGCCCCAGCAGGCACGAGGGTCCGCAGCTCCCAGTCGACACGTTGGCTCATGCAG GCTCCGCCCTCTTGGCCTTGGCTCAGTTCCCCGGCCAATGCTCCCACACTCTCATCGGAGCGCAGTCCCAGTCCTCAAGCCCCGCCCCTACCTACCAAGGCCTTCACCCCTTCCCCGTCTGGGCTTGGATTCCTCCTCCGCCCGGTGACTCGCAGTCGCCACCTCCAGATGAACTTCCTAAGTTACGTGCAATTGACTTCTTCGGCGCTGCCAAGCCTGACTGACAGCAAGGGCTCCCTGGTGGTGGTGTCCTCATTGCTCG GCCGGGtgcccacttccttctccagcccctACTCTGCAGCCAAGTTCGCGCTGGACAGCTTCTTCAGTTCTCTCCGGAGGGAGCTGGACGTGCAGGAAGTGAACGTGGCCATTACCATGTGCGTTCTGGGTCTCCGAGATCGTGCCTCAGCCGCCGAAGGAGTCAG GGGCATCACGAGGGTCAGGGCCGCTCCAGGGCCCAAGGCAGCCCTGGCCGTAATCCGCGGAGGCGCCACGCGTGCCTCTGGGGTCTTCTACCCGTGGCGCTTCCACCTGCTCTGCCTGCTCCGCAGTTGGATGCCACACTCAAGGGCCTGGTTCGTCCGCCAGGAGCTCAATATAACGACGCCCGCTGCTGCCTGA
- the HSD11B1L gene encoding hydroxysteroid 11-beta-dehydrogenase 1-like protein isoform X4: protein MKVLLLTGLGALFFAYYWDDNFDPASLHGARVLLTGVSAGIGEELAYHYARLGSHLVLTAHTEALLQQVVGNCRKLGAPKVFYIAADMASPEVPERVVQFAVDKLGGLDYLVLNHLGAAPAGTRVRSSQSTRWLMQMNFLSYVQLTSSALPSLTDSKGSLVVVSSLLGRVPTSFSSPYSAAKFALDSFFSSLRRELDVQEVNVAITMCVLGLRDRASAAEGVRGITRVRAAPGPKAALAVIRGGATRASGVFYPWRFHLLCLLRSWMPHSRAWFVRQELNITTPAAA, encoded by the exons ATGAAGGTGCTGCTCCTTACCGGGCTGGGAGCCCTGTTCTTTGCCTATTACTGGGATGACAACTTTGACCCAG CCAGCCTCCACGGAGCCCGTGTGCTACTGACCGGAGTCAGTGCCGGCATAGGGGAAGAGCTGGCGTATCACTACGCGCGCCTGGGCTCCCACCTCGTGCTCACTGCCCACACCGAAGCTCTGCTGCAGCAG GTGGTAGGGAACTGCCGGAAGCTGGGCGCTCCCAAGGTCTTCTACATCGCTGCGGACATGGCCTCCCCTGAGGTGCCCGAGCGCGTGGTGCAGTTTGCGGTGGACAAGCTgg GGGGGCTGGACTACCTGGTGCTGAACCACCTCGGCGCCGCCCCAGCAGGCACGAGGGTCCGCAGCTCCCAGTCGACACGTTGGCTCATGCAG ATGAACTTCCTAAGTTACGTGCAATTGACTTCTTCGGCGCTGCCAAGCCTGACTGACAGCAAGGGCTCCCTGGTGGTGGTGTCCTCATTGCTCG GCCGGGtgcccacttccttctccagcccctACTCTGCAGCCAAGTTCGCGCTGGACAGCTTCTTCAGTTCTCTCCGGAGGGAGCTGGACGTGCAGGAAGTGAACGTGGCCATTACCATGTGCGTTCTGGGTCTCCGAGATCGTGCCTCAGCCGCCGAAGGAGTCAG GGGCATCACGAGGGTCAGGGCCGCTCCAGGGCCCAAGGCAGCCCTGGCCGTAATCCGCGGAGGCGCCACGCGTGCCTCTGGGGTCTTCTACCCGTGGCGCTTCCACCTGCTCTGCCTGCTCCGCAGTTGGATGCCACACTCAAGGGCCTGGTTCGTCCGCCAGGAGCTCAATATAACGACGCCCGCTGCTGCCTGA
- the HSD11B1L gene encoding hydroxysteroid 11-beta-dehydrogenase 1-like protein isoform X2 codes for MKVLLLTGLGALFFAYYWDDNFDPASLHGARVLLTGVSAGIGEELAYHYARLGSHLVLTAHTEALLQQVVGNCRKLGAPKVFYIAADMASPEVPERVVQFAVDKLGGLDYLVLNHLGAAPAGTRVRSSQSTRWLMQAFTPSPSGLGFLLRPVTRSRHLQMNFLSYVQLTSSALPSLTDSKGSLVVVSSLLGRVPTSFSSPYSAAKFALDSFFSSLRRELDVQEVNVAITMCVLGLRDRASAAEGVRGITRVRAAPGPKAALAVIRGGATRASGVFYPWRFHLLCLLRSWMPHSRAWFVRQELNITTPAAA; via the exons ATGAAGGTGCTGCTCCTTACCGGGCTGGGAGCCCTGTTCTTTGCCTATTACTGGGATGACAACTTTGACCCAG CCAGCCTCCACGGAGCCCGTGTGCTACTGACCGGAGTCAGTGCCGGCATAGGGGAAGAGCTGGCGTATCACTACGCGCGCCTGGGCTCCCACCTCGTGCTCACTGCCCACACCGAAGCTCTGCTGCAGCAG GTGGTAGGGAACTGCCGGAAGCTGGGCGCTCCCAAGGTCTTCTACATCGCTGCGGACATGGCCTCCCCTGAGGTGCCCGAGCGCGTGGTGCAGTTTGCGGTGGACAAGCTgg GGGGGCTGGACTACCTGGTGCTGAACCACCTCGGCGCCGCCCCAGCAGGCACGAGGGTCCGCAGCTCCCAGTCGACACGTTGGCTCATGCAG GCCTTCACCCCTTCCCCGTCTGGGCTTGGATTCCTCCTCCGCCCGGTGACTCGCAGTCGCCACCTCCAGATGAACTTCCTAAGTTACGTGCAATTGACTTCTTCGGCGCTGCCAAGCCTGACTGACAGCAAGGGCTCCCTGGTGGTGGTGTCCTCATTGCTCG GCCGGGtgcccacttccttctccagcccctACTCTGCAGCCAAGTTCGCGCTGGACAGCTTCTTCAGTTCTCTCCGGAGGGAGCTGGACGTGCAGGAAGTGAACGTGGCCATTACCATGTGCGTTCTGGGTCTCCGAGATCGTGCCTCAGCCGCCGAAGGAGTCAG GGGCATCACGAGGGTCAGGGCCGCTCCAGGGCCCAAGGCAGCCCTGGCCGTAATCCGCGGAGGCGCCACGCGTGCCTCTGGGGTCTTCTACCCGTGGCGCTTCCACCTGCTCTGCCTGCTCCGCAGTTGGATGCCACACTCAAGGGCCTGGTTCGTCCGCCAGGAGCTCAATATAACGACGCCCGCTGCTGCCTGA
- the HSD11B1L gene encoding hydroxysteroid 11-beta-dehydrogenase 1-like protein isoform X7: protein MQAPPSWPWLSSPANAPTLSSERSPSPQAPPLPTKAFTPSPSGLGFLLRPVTRSRHLQMNFLSYVQLTSSALPSLTDSKGSLVVVSSLLGRVPTSFSSPYSAAKFALDSFFSSLRRELDVQEVNVAITMCVLGLRDRASAAEGVRGITRVRAAPGPKAALAVIRGGATRASGVFYPWRFHLLCLLRSWMPHSRAWFVRQELNITTPAAA, encoded by the exons ATGCAG GCTCCGCCCTCTTGGCCTTGGCTCAGTTCCCCGGCCAATGCTCCCACACTCTCATCGGAGCGCAGTCCCAGTCCTCAAGCCCCGCCCCTACCTACCAAGGCCTTCACCCCTTCCCCGTCTGGGCTTGGATTCCTCCTCCGCCCGGTGACTCGCAGTCGCCACCTCCAGATGAACTTCCTAAGTTACGTGCAATTGACTTCTTCGGCGCTGCCAAGCCTGACTGACAGCAAGGGCTCCCTGGTGGTGGTGTCCTCATTGCTCG GCCGGGtgcccacttccttctccagcccctACTCTGCAGCCAAGTTCGCGCTGGACAGCTTCTTCAGTTCTCTCCGGAGGGAGCTGGACGTGCAGGAAGTGAACGTGGCCATTACCATGTGCGTTCTGGGTCTCCGAGATCGTGCCTCAGCCGCCGAAGGAGTCAG GGGCATCACGAGGGTCAGGGCCGCTCCAGGGCCCAAGGCAGCCCTGGCCGTAATCCGCGGAGGCGCCACGCGTGCCTCTGGGGTCTTCTACCCGTGGCGCTTCCACCTGCTCTGCCTGCTCCGCAGTTGGATGCCACACTCAAGGGCCTGGTTCGTCCGCCAGGAGCTCAATATAACGACGCCCGCTGCTGCCTGA
- the HSD11B1L gene encoding hydroxysteroid 11-beta-dehydrogenase 1-like protein isoform X3 produces MKVLLLTGLGALFFAYYWDDNFDPASLHGARVLLTGVSAGIGEELAYHYARLGSHLVLTAHTEALLQQVVGNCRKLGAPKVFYIAADMASPEVPERVVQFAVDKLGGLDYLVLNHLGAAPAGTRVRSSQSTRWLMQAPPSWPWLSSPANAPTLSSERSPSPQAPPLPTKAFTPSPSGLGFLLRPVTRSRHLQMNFLSYVQLTSSALPSLTDSKGSLVVVSSLLGRVPTSFSSPYSAAKFALDSFFSSLRRELDVQEVNVAITMCVLGLRDRASAAEGVSWMPHSRAWFVRQELNITTPAAA; encoded by the exons ATGAAGGTGCTGCTCCTTACCGGGCTGGGAGCCCTGTTCTTTGCCTATTACTGGGATGACAACTTTGACCCAG CCAGCCTCCACGGAGCCCGTGTGCTACTGACCGGAGTCAGTGCCGGCATAGGGGAAGAGCTGGCGTATCACTACGCGCGCCTGGGCTCCCACCTCGTGCTCACTGCCCACACCGAAGCTCTGCTGCAGCAG GTGGTAGGGAACTGCCGGAAGCTGGGCGCTCCCAAGGTCTTCTACATCGCTGCGGACATGGCCTCCCCTGAGGTGCCCGAGCGCGTGGTGCAGTTTGCGGTGGACAAGCTgg GGGGGCTGGACTACCTGGTGCTGAACCACCTCGGCGCCGCCCCAGCAGGCACGAGGGTCCGCAGCTCCCAGTCGACACGTTGGCTCATGCAG GCTCCGCCCTCTTGGCCTTGGCTCAGTTCCCCGGCCAATGCTCCCACACTCTCATCGGAGCGCAGTCCCAGTCCTCAAGCCCCGCCCCTACCTACCAAGGCCTTCACCCCTTCCCCGTCTGGGCTTGGATTCCTCCTCCGCCCGGTGACTCGCAGTCGCCACCTCCAGATGAACTTCCTAAGTTACGTGCAATTGACTTCTTCGGCGCTGCCAAGCCTGACTGACAGCAAGGGCTCCCTGGTGGTGGTGTCCTCATTGCTCG GCCGGGtgcccacttccttctccagcccctACTCTGCAGCCAAGTTCGCGCTGGACAGCTTCTTCAGTTCTCTCCGGAGGGAGCTGGACGTGCAGGAAGTGAACGTGGCCATTACCATGTGCGTTCTGGGTCTCCGAGATCGTGCCTCAGCCGCCGAAGGAGTCAG TTGGATGCCACACTCAAGGGCCTGGTTCGTCCGCCAGGAGCTCAATATAACGACGCCCGCTGCTGCCTGA
- the HSD11B1L gene encoding hydroxysteroid 11-beta-dehydrogenase 1-like protein precursor (The RefSeq protein has 1 substitution compared to this genomic sequence) yields the protein MKVLLLTGLGALFFAYYWDDNFDPASLHGARVLLTGVSAGIGEELAYHYARLGSHLVLTAHTEALLQQVVGNCRKLGAPKVFYIAADMASPEVPERVVQFALDKLGGLDYLVLNHLGAAPAGTRVRSSQSTRWLMQMNFLSYVQLTSSALPSLTDSKGSLVVVSSLLGRVPTSFSSPYSAAKFALDSFFSSLRRELDVQEVNVAITMCVLGLRDRASAAEGVRGITRVRAAPGPKAALAVIRGGATRASGVFYPWRFHLLCLLRSWMPHSRAWFVRQELNITTPAAA from the exons ATGAAGGTGCTGCTCCTTACCGGGCTGGGAGCCCTGTTCTTTGCCTATTACTGGGATGACAACTTTGACCCAG CCAGCCTCCACGGAGCCCGTGTGCTACTGACCGGAGTCAGTGCCGGCATAGGGGAAGAGCTGGCGTATCACTACGCGCGCCTGGGCTCCCACCTCGTGCTCACTGCCCACACCGAAGCTCTGCTGCAGCAG GTGGTAGGGAACTGCCGGAAGCTGGGCGCTCCCAAGGTCTTCTACATCGCTGCGGACATGGCCTCCCCTGAGGTGCCCGAGCGCGTGGTGCAGTTTGCGGTGGACAAGCTgg GGGGGCTGGACTACCTGGTGCTGAACCACCTCGGCGCCGCCCCAGCAGGCACGAGGGTCCGCAGCTCCCAGTCGACACGTTGGCTCATGCAG ATGAACTTCCTAAGTTACGTGCAATTGACTTCTTCGGCGCTGCCAAGCCTGACTGACAGCAAGGGCTCCCTGGTGGTGGTGTCCTCATTGCTCG GCCGGGtgcccacttccttctccagcccctACTCTGCAGCCAAGTTCGCGCTGGACAGCTTCTTCAGTTCTCTCCGGAGGGAGCTGGACGTGCAGGAAGTGAACGTGGCCATTACCATGTGCGTTCTGGGTCTCCGAGATCGTGCCTCAGCCGCCGAAGGAGTCAG GGGCATCACGAGGGTCAGGGCCGCTCCAGGGCCCAAGGCAGCCCTGGCCGTAATCCGCGGAGGCGCCACGCGTGCCTCTGGGGTCTTCTACCCGTGGCGCTTCCACCTGCTCTGCCTGCTCCGCAGTTGGATGCCACACTCAAGGGCCTGGTTCGTCCGCCAGGAGCTCAATATAACGACGCCCGCTGCTGCCTGA
- the HSD11B1L gene encoding hydroxysteroid 11-beta-dehydrogenase 1-like protein isoform X6, translating into MQMNFLSYVQLTSSALPSLTDSKGSLVVVSSLLGRVPTSFSSPYSAAKFALDSFFSSLRRELDVQEVNVAITMCVLGLRDRASAAEGVRGITRVRAAPGPKAALAVIRGGATRASGVFYPWRFHLLCLLRSWMPHSRAWFVRQELNITTPAAA; encoded by the exons ATGCAG ATGAACTTCCTAAGTTACGTGCAATTGACTTCTTCGGCGCTGCCAAGCCTGACTGACAGCAAGGGCTCCCTGGTGGTGGTGTCCTCATTGCTCG GCCGGGtgcccacttccttctccagcccctACTCTGCAGCCAAGTTCGCGCTGGACAGCTTCTTCAGTTCTCTCCGGAGGGAGCTGGACGTGCAGGAAGTGAACGTGGCCATTACCATGTGCGTTCTGGGTCTCCGAGATCGTGCCTCAGCCGCCGAAGGAGTCAG GGGCATCACGAGGGTCAGGGCCGCTCCAGGGCCCAAGGCAGCCCTGGCCGTAATCCGCGGAGGCGCCACGCGTGCCTCTGGGGTCTTCTACCCGTGGCGCTTCCACCTGCTCTGCCTGCTCCGCAGTTGGATGCCACACTCAAGGGCCTGGTTCGTCCGCCAGGAGCTCAATATAACGACGCCCGCTGCTGCCTGA
- the HSD11B1L gene encoding hydroxysteroid 11-beta-dehydrogenase 1-like protein isoform X5 — MKVLLLTGLGALFFAYYWDDNFDPASLHGARVLLTGVSAGIGEELAYHYARLGSHLVLTAHTEALLQQVVGNCRKLGAPKVFYIAADMASPEVPERVVQFAVDKLGGLDYLVLNHLGAAPAGTRVRSSQSTRWLMQAPPSWPWLSSPANAPTLSSERSPSPQAPPLPTKAFTPSPSGLGFLLRPVTRSRHLQMNFLSYVQLTSSALPSLTDSKGSLVVVSSLLGRVPTSFSSPYSAAKFALDSFFSSLRRELDVQEVNVAITMCVLGLRDRASAAEGVRSSI; from the exons ATGAAGGTGCTGCTCCTTACCGGGCTGGGAGCCCTGTTCTTTGCCTATTACTGGGATGACAACTTTGACCCAG CCAGCCTCCACGGAGCCCGTGTGCTACTGACCGGAGTCAGTGCCGGCATAGGGGAAGAGCTGGCGTATCACTACGCGCGCCTGGGCTCCCACCTCGTGCTCACTGCCCACACCGAAGCTCTGCTGCAGCAG GTGGTAGGGAACTGCCGGAAGCTGGGCGCTCCCAAGGTCTTCTACATCGCTGCGGACATGGCCTCCCCTGAGGTGCCCGAGCGCGTGGTGCAGTTTGCGGTGGACAAGCTgg GGGGGCTGGACTACCTGGTGCTGAACCACCTCGGCGCCGCCCCAGCAGGCACGAGGGTCCGCAGCTCCCAGTCGACACGTTGGCTCATGCAG GCTCCGCCCTCTTGGCCTTGGCTCAGTTCCCCGGCCAATGCTCCCACACTCTCATCGGAGCGCAGTCCCAGTCCTCAAGCCCCGCCCCTACCTACCAAGGCCTTCACCCCTTCCCCGTCTGGGCTTGGATTCCTCCTCCGCCCGGTGACTCGCAGTCGCCACCTCCAGATGAACTTCCTAAGTTACGTGCAATTGACTTCTTCGGCGCTGCCAAGCCTGACTGACAGCAAGGGCTCCCTGGTGGTGGTGTCCTCATTGCTCG GCCGGGtgcccacttccttctccagcccctACTCTGCAGCCAAGTTCGCGCTGGACAGCTTCTTCAGTTCTCTCCGGAGGGAGCTGGACGTGCAGGAAGTGAACGTGGCCATTACCATGTGCGTTCTGGGTCTCCGAGATCGTGCCTCAGCCGCCGAAGGAGTCAG GAGCTCAATATAA